In Pleurocapsa sp. PCC 7319, the following are encoded in one genomic region:
- a CDS encoding aconitase/3-isopropylmalate dehydratase large subunit family protein, with the protein MQSKILTVGDDINTDDIIPADRTTNPDPEHQKHFVLEHLIGIDTLLGYDVIEAGKNFGCGSSREYAALAIKAAGIKTVRARSFAEIFYRNSINIGLNLEIIDSQQTNPIVQAIAKANGLTPFNQQRLLGKIAIPQSTTSARPMTMAEKLLAQASGNEYVQPGEVVFAKVDLAMSHDAIAAPVFNLFHQHFGKDAQVWDATKLVLVADHFIQVNDIRVDPQATKLYEQMVTFAKRHGCQLFDLVSPGEAAGICHVLLPESGLIQPGMIIAGTDSHSCTYGAFGSFSTGVGTTDMANILATGDMWIKVPATLVFELSGQLPSDISAKDIMLFILGQIGCQGAMGKVMEFRGSVIKSLSIDERMTLSNMAVECGAVCGLIAPDAITQDYLKDRVQSEFSSVTGDAEAEYEHIYRFDLTNLEPQVACPPKPDRVKNISELDDIPITRAFVGSCTGGKLTDLAVAASVLRDRYINPKVQMHVVPASQAVLNQAQQLGYLDIFERAGVQILKSGCGACINSGRGVLGKEETGIYATNRNFTGRSGDPSAKNYLASPRVVAISAIEGRITDRLS; encoded by the coding sequence ATGCAGTCAAAAATCCTAACCGTTGGTGATGATATCAATACTGATGATATTATTCCTGCCGATCGCACTACTAATCCCGATCCAGAACATCAAAAACATTTTGTCTTGGAACATTTAATTGGTATCGATACTTTGTTAGGTTATGACGTTATCGAAGCAGGGAAAAACTTTGGTTGTGGCTCAAGTCGAGAGTATGCTGCGCTAGCGATCAAAGCAGCAGGAATCAAAACCGTCCGTGCTCGTTCTTTTGCCGAAATTTTTTATCGCAACAGCATTAATATTGGGCTAAATCTGGAAATCATAGATTCTCAGCAAACCAATCCCATAGTTCAGGCGATCGCTAAAGCTAATGGTCTCACTCCTTTTAATCAGCAAAGATTACTGGGCAAGATTGCTATCCCTCAAAGCACTACTTCCGCCCGCCCCATGACCATGGCGGAGAAATTATTAGCCCAAGCTTCGGGTAATGAATATGTGCAACCAGGAGAAGTAGTATTTGCCAAGGTAGATCTGGCTATGTCCCATGATGCGATCGCAGCACCAGTATTTAATCTATTTCATCAGCATTTTGGCAAAGATGCTCAAGTTTGGGATGCTACTAAATTAGTATTGGTTGCCGATCATTTTATTCAAGTAAACGATATCAGGGTAGATCCTCAGGCAACTAAACTCTACGAACAAATGGTTACTTTCGCCAAGCGACATGGCTGTCAATTATTTGATTTGGTTTCTCCTGGAGAAGCTGCGGGTATTTGTCATGTCTTATTACCCGAATCAGGTTTGATTCAGCCAGGCATGATCATTGCAGGGACGGATTCTCATAGCTGTACTTACGGTGCTTTCGGTAGTTTCTCGACAGGAGTTGGCACAACTGATATGGCTAATATTTTAGCAACTGGAGATATGTGGATTAAAGTCCCAGCAACTTTAGTATTTGAGCTTTCAGGACAATTACCTTCTGATATTAGTGCCAAAGATATTATGTTATTTATCCTCGGACAAATTGGCTGTCAGGGAGCTATGGGTAAGGTTATGGAGTTTCGCGGTAGTGTTATTAAGAGTTTATCGATTGATGAGCGCATGACTCTCAGTAATATGGCGGTGGAGTGCGGAGCAGTGTGTGGCTTAATTGCTCCTGATGCCATAACCCAAGACTATTTAAAAGATCGTGTGCAGTCAGAGTTTAGCAGCGTTACAGGAGATGCCGAAGCCGAATACGAACACATTTATCGTTTTGATTTGACTAATTTAGAACCTCAGGTAGCTTGTCCCCCCAAACCCGATCGGGTAAAAAATATTAGTGAATTAGATGATATCCCCATTACTCGCGCCTTTGTTGGCTCTTGCACCGGAGGCAAACTAACCGATTTAGCCGTAGCTGCATCCGTTTTGCGCGATCGCTATATTAATCCTAAAGTGCAAATGCACGTTGTCCCAGCTTCCCAAGCTGTTCTCAATCAAGCACAGCAACTAGGATATTTAGATATTTTTGAGCGAGCAGGAGTACAAATTCTCAAGTCTGGTTGTGGTGCTTGCATTAATTCTGGTCGAGGAGTCTTAGGAAAAGAAGAAACAGGCATCTATGCCACTAATCGTAACTTTACTGGACGCAGTGGCGATCCCAGTGCCAAAAACTATCTCGCTTCTCCCAGAGTAGTTGCTATTTCTGCCATTGAAGGCAGAATTACAGATCGACTGTCTTAG
- a CDS encoding YqiA/YcfP family alpha/beta fold hydrolase, which yields MTTYIYLHGFASGPQSNKAQYLWARFAEIGINLNVLDLNQGDFTHLTLTRQIEQTIAAFPHSQSPITLIGSSFGGLTAAWVAEKCPQVTKLILLAPAFGFPNSWLSRLNPAQVKQWQESGYLPVYHYGEEQEVPLNYQFLKDAECYPLSGLKRSLPTTILHGINDDVVPIQVSRDYARQHTEVKLIELLSDHGLNDMKERIWQEIQVFMVGK from the coding sequence ATGACAACATACATTTATCTTCATGGTTTTGCCTCTGGTCCTCAATCTAACAAAGCACAGTATTTATGGGCTCGCTTTGCCGAAATCGGCATCAATCTCAACGTCCTCGATCTTAATCAAGGGGATTTCACTCACTTAACTCTAACCCGACAAATCGAGCAAACGATTGCTGCTTTTCCCCATTCCCAATCCCCTATTACTCTAATTGGTTCTAGTTTTGGTGGATTAACTGCGGCATGGGTGGCTGAAAAATGTCCTCAAGTAACAAAACTCATTCTCCTCGCACCTGCTTTTGGTTTTCCTAATAGTTGGTTATCGAGGTTAAACCCCGCTCAAGTCAAACAATGGCAAGAGTCAGGTTATTTGCCTGTGTACCATTACGGTGAAGAACAAGAGGTTCCTTTGAATTATCAATTTCTCAAAGATGCGGAATGTTATCCTCTTTCAGGATTAAAGCGATCGCTTCCTACAACAATTTTACATGGTATCAATGATGATGTTGTGCCGATTCAAGTTAGTCGAGATTATGCTCGTCAACATACTGAGGTTAAGTTAATCGAGCTGTTGAGCGATCATGGTTTAAATGATATGAAGGAGAGGATTTGGCAAGAAATTCAGGTTTTTATGGTTGGTAAATAA
- a CDS encoding Hint domain-containing protein — MSEPTNQDQLMLELINRARANPQAEADKLLAGDLNEGLTPGTISTDPKQPLAWNENLISAAVGHTQAMFDQNAINDDDFFAHTNPNTASTISSRAIAAGYTGSVGENISVGVSSGSLDLTDATIARHEGLFVTENTPGRGHRINILNADYREIGISNALGTNYSAGGLLGQEWNHAAIATQEFGFVSGTNPFLTGVVYNDTTDDDFYTVGEGLGNISVQAINSSLQTFSTTTYDSGGYQLQLAPDTYTVSFTGDLDSDGDNDTFNQEVTISSENVKVDIECFLTGTHILTEKGEIAVENLKIGDFVQTANGQLEPIKWIGRQTIKPNQVKNPLRGYPILIKAGALGNKTPSRDLYTSPDHSLFVEGLLINAGALVNNISIIKTKPIETFTYFHIELANHALLVAEGTLAESYLPQKENRNEYDNCAEYEQLYPHGSNLMLWPMDYPRVSSKNKVPRFVSKKLMAITEQLTDREIKLRA, encoded by the coding sequence ATGTCTGAACCAACGAATCAAGATCAATTGATGCTTGAGCTGATTAATCGAGCTCGCGCCAATCCTCAGGCGGAAGCAGACAAATTACTTGCAGGAGATCTTAACGAAGGTCTGACTCCTGGAACTATTTCAACAGACCCCAAACAACCTCTGGCTTGGAATGAAAACCTAATTTCAGCAGCAGTGGGTCATACTCAAGCCATGTTCGATCAAAATGCTATTAATGATGATGACTTTTTTGCTCATACTAATCCCAACACAGCTAGCACTATCAGTAGTCGTGCGATCGCGGCGGGATATACAGGTTCAGTAGGAGAAAATATTAGCGTTGGGGTCAGCTCAGGTTCTTTAGATTTGACAGACGCAACCATTGCTAGGCATGAAGGTCTATTTGTTACCGAAAATACTCCTGGACGAGGGCATCGAATCAACATTCTCAATGCAGACTACCGAGAAATTGGTATTAGTAATGCCCTGGGTACTAATTATTCAGCAGGCGGTCTACTTGGTCAAGAATGGAATCATGCTGCCATTGCAACCCAAGAATTTGGCTTCGTTAGTGGCACAAATCCCTTCTTAACTGGTGTTGTTTATAACGACACTACCGATGACGACTTTTACACTGTAGGAGAAGGACTAGGCAACATCTCTGTCCAAGCGATTAATTCATCTCTACAAACCTTTAGTACCACTACTTATGATTCTGGTGGGTATCAACTTCAGTTAGCACCTGATACCTATACCGTTTCCTTTACTGGTGACTTAGACAGTGATGGCGACAATGATACTTTTAATCAAGAAGTAACCATTAGTTCTGAAAATGTCAAAGTAGACATTGAATGTTTTCTCACAGGTACTCATATCCTCACTGAAAAAGGAGAAATCGCCGTAGAAAATCTCAAAATTGGCGATTTTGTGCAAACTGCTAATGGTCAACTCGAGCCCATTAAATGGATAGGGCGACAGACCATCAAACCAAATCAAGTTAAAAATCCTCTGCGCGGTTATCCAATTTTAATTAAAGCCGGTGCTTTAGGAAATAAAACTCCCAGTCGGGACTTGTATACATCCCCAGATCATTCTTTGTTCGTAGAGGGATTGTTGATTAATGCTGGAGCATTAGTTAACAATATCTCAATTATTAAAACTAAACCGATTGAAACATTTACCTATTTTCACATCGAATTAGCCAATCATGCTTTGCTAGTGGCTGAGGGGACTCTGGCAGAAAGTTATCTACCACAAAAAGAAAATCGCAATGAATATGATAACTGTGCTGAATATGAACAACTATATCCTCACGGTAGTAATTTGATGCTCTGGCCAATGGATTATCCTCGTGTGAGTAGCAAGAATAAAGTACCTCGGTTTGTTAGTAAAAAACTGATGGCAATTACTGAACAATTAACAGATCGGGAAATTAAACTGAGAGCATAG